The proteins below are encoded in one region of Micromonospora yangpuensis:
- a CDS encoding endonuclease/exonuclease/phosphatase family protein, which translates to MLRVMTWNIRTGGRDADGGDRLALVRRVVTTQRPDLLALQELRGFDRPGVLARFAAGVGMRPYLARSRWGQPVAVLVRPPLRILAAAGVRRPFHHGAQRVTVATSAGPLTLTGTHLCPFSGTRRLIEAGWLATTVRHASGSVVGAGGGADDGPLVLVAGDLNTLEPGVDHRDRIARLPAAYRRRHLRRDGRVDTRAVGRLLAAGLVDLQLTAGRPGDDGATAPTRYGGGVEFSGMRLDYLLATTGLAAVARDCRVVRDDDTDRASDHCPVLVDLAIGAT; encoded by the coding sequence GTGCTGCGGGTGATGACCTGGAACATCCGGACCGGCGGGCGGGACGCCGATGGTGGCGACCGGCTGGCCCTGGTGCGCCGGGTCGTCACCACGCAGCGACCGGACCTGCTCGCGTTGCAGGAGCTGCGCGGCTTCGACCGGCCCGGTGTGCTGGCCCGGTTCGCCGCCGGGGTCGGGATGCGGCCGTACCTGGCCCGGAGCCGGTGGGGTCAGCCGGTGGCGGTGCTGGTCCGTCCGCCGCTGCGCATCCTGGCCGCCGCCGGGGTGCGCCGTCCGTTCCACCACGGCGCGCAGCGGGTCACCGTGGCCACCTCGGCTGGCCCGTTGACGCTGACCGGCACCCACCTCTGCCCGTTCTCGGGCACCCGACGGCTGATCGAGGCGGGCTGGCTGGCCACCACCGTCCGCCACGCCAGCGGCAGCGTGGTCGGTGCCGGGGGCGGGGCTGACGACGGGCCGTTGGTACTGGTGGCGGGGGACCTGAACACTCTGGAGCCGGGGGTCGACCACCGGGACCGGATCGCGCGGCTGCCGGCGGCGTACCGGCGGCGGCACCTGCGGCGCGACGGTCGGGTGGACACCCGGGCGGTCGGTCGGCTGCTCGCCGCCGGCCTGGTCGACCTCCAGCTCACGGCGGGCCGGCCGGGCGACGACGGGGCGACCGCGCCCACCCGGTACGGCGGCGGGGTCGAGTTCTCCGGCATGCGCCTGGACTACCTGCTCGCCACCACCGGGCTCGCCGCCGTGGCGCGGGACTGCCGGGTGGTGCGCGACGACGACACCGACCGGGCCTCGGACCACTGTCCGGTCCTGGTCGACCTGGCGATCGGGGCCACCTGA
- a CDS encoding TIGR03557 family F420-dependent LLM class oxidoreductase, with the protein MVTVGYTLMSEQAGPKQLVDYAVRAEAAGFDQLVISDHYYPWLDSQGHSPYAWSVLGAVAHATNRAELMSFVTCPIRRYHPAVVAQKASTIGALSDGRFTLGLGAGENLNEHVVGGWPHVQQRHEMFEEALQIIRPLLNGETLAFSGNHFDVPDAYLYDRPATPVPMAVAASGPSSAALAAEYADGIVATEPDPHIIELYDNAGGSGQPRFGQVAICYGPDEAECRKIVHDQFRWFGMGWKVNADLPGPDSFAAATQFVREDDVAEGIPCGPDVERHVEAFRQFVDAGFTHVAIVQVGGETQPMFLDWAREELLPRLRRL; encoded by the coding sequence ATGGTCACCGTCGGCTACACCCTGATGTCCGAGCAGGCCGGCCCGAAACAACTGGTCGACTACGCGGTACGGGCGGAGGCGGCCGGCTTCGACCAGCTGGTGATCTCCGACCACTACTACCCGTGGCTGGACTCGCAGGGCCACTCCCCGTACGCCTGGTCGGTGCTGGGCGCGGTCGCCCACGCGACCAACCGGGCCGAGCTGATGTCCTTCGTCACCTGCCCGATCCGGCGGTACCACCCGGCGGTGGTGGCGCAGAAGGCCAGCACCATCGGGGCGCTCTCCGACGGCCGGTTCACCCTCGGGCTCGGCGCCGGGGAGAACCTCAACGAGCACGTGGTCGGCGGCTGGCCGCACGTGCAGCAGCGGCACGAGATGTTCGAGGAGGCGCTGCAGATCATCCGGCCGCTACTCAACGGCGAGACGCTCGCCTTCTCCGGCAACCACTTCGACGTGCCGGACGCCTACCTCTACGACCGGCCGGCCACGCCGGTGCCGATGGCCGTCGCCGCCTCCGGGCCGTCGTCGGCCGCGCTGGCCGCCGAGTACGCCGACGGCATCGTCGCCACCGAGCCCGACCCGCACATCATCGAGCTGTACGACAACGCCGGTGGCAGTGGCCAGCCGAGGTTCGGCCAGGTCGCCATCTGCTACGGCCCCGACGAGGCGGAGTGCCGCAAGATCGTGCACGACCAGTTCCGCTGGTTCGGCATGGGCTGGAAGGTCAACGCGGACCTGCCCGGCCCCGACTCGTTCGCCGCCGCCACCCAGTTCGTCCGGGAGGACGACGTCGCCGAGGGCATCCCCTGCGGGCCGGACGTGGAGCGGCACGTCGAGGCGTTCCGGCAGTTCGTCGACGCCGGTTTCACCCACGTGGCGATCGTCCAGGTCGGCGGGGAGACCCAGCCGATGTTCCTGGACTGGGCCCGGGAGGAACTGCTCCCCCGGCTGCGCCGGCTCTGA
- a CDS encoding cellulase family glycosylhydrolase, with protein sequence MKKRLSTAGAALLALVVALLAFGQPVHAATGFYVADGKLYDANGTEFIARGVNHAHTWYPQQTSSFANIKALGANSVRVVLSSGDRWTKNDTADVTNVINLCKANRLICILEVHDTTGYGEQSGAITLDRAVDYWLSIKSALVGQERYVLVNIGNEPYGNQGYATWATDSGNAIKRLRAGGLTHTIVVDAPNWGQDWSFTMRDNAASVFAADPQKNTVFSVHMYGVFDTAAEISDYLGRFRTAKLPIMVGEFGHNHSDGNPDEDTILSYTRANGIGWLGWSWSGNSGGVEYLDLAVNFNPNNLSSWGQRLFNGANGIKQTAREATVFTGTPPTTPPTTPPTTPPTTPPTTPPTSPPVGIGCSATYSVTNQWQGGFQADVKVTAGVSAISAWTVRWTYAGGQTVSQAWNAAVTSSGSTVTATNVSYNGRLAAGASTSFGFIGTGSGAVPTLSCTAS encoded by the coding sequence ATGAAGAAACGACTCTCCACCGCCGGGGCGGCCCTGCTCGCGCTGGTGGTCGCCCTGCTCGCCTTCGGGCAGCCGGTCCACGCCGCCACCGGCTTCTACGTCGCCGACGGCAAGCTGTACGACGCCAACGGCACCGAGTTCATCGCCCGGGGCGTCAACCACGCCCACACCTGGTACCCGCAGCAGACCAGCTCGTTCGCCAACATCAAGGCGCTCGGGGCGAACAGCGTCCGGGTGGTGCTCTCCAGCGGTGACCGGTGGACCAAGAACGACACCGCCGACGTCACCAACGTCATCAACCTGTGCAAGGCCAACCGGCTGATCTGCATACTGGAGGTGCACGACACCACCGGCTACGGCGAGCAGAGCGGCGCGATCACCCTGGACCGGGCGGTCGACTACTGGCTGAGCATCAAGAGCGCGCTGGTCGGCCAGGAGCGCTACGTCCTGGTCAACATCGGCAACGAGCCGTACGGCAACCAGGGTTACGCCACCTGGGCCACCGACAGCGGCAACGCCATCAAGCGGCTGCGCGCCGGCGGACTGACCCACACCATCGTGGTGGACGCGCCGAACTGGGGCCAGGACTGGTCGTTCACCATGCGCGACAACGCCGCCTCGGTCTTCGCCGCCGACCCGCAGAAGAACACCGTCTTCTCCGTGCACATGTACGGCGTCTTCGACACCGCCGCCGAGATCAGCGACTACCTGGGCCGGTTCCGCACCGCCAAGCTGCCGATCATGGTGGGCGAGTTCGGCCACAACCACTCCGACGGCAACCCCGACGAGGACACCATCCTGTCGTACACCCGGGCCAACGGGATCGGCTGGCTGGGCTGGTCGTGGAGCGGCAACAGCGGTGGCGTCGAGTACCTCGACCTGGCCGTCAACTTCAACCCGAACAACCTCAGCAGCTGGGGTCAGCGGCTCTTCAACGGCGCGAACGGCATCAAGCAGACCGCCCGCGAGGCGACGGTCTTCACCGGCACCCCGCCCACCACGCCGCCGACGACCCCGCCCACCACGCCGCCCACCACCCCGCCGACGACTCCACCGACCAGCCCGCCGGTGGGCATCGGGTGCAGCGCGACGTACTCGGTGACCAACCAGTGGCAGGGCGGCTTCCAGGCCGACGTCAAGGTCACCGCCGGGGTGTCGGCGATCAGCGCCTGGACGGTCCGCTGGACCTACGCCGGCGGACAGACCGTCAGCCAGGCGTGGAACGCCGCCGTGACCAGCAGCGGTTCCACCGTGACCGCCACCAACGTGTCGTACAACGGCCGGCTGGCCGCCGGAGCGAGCACCAGCTTCGGATTCATCGGCACCGGTAGCGGCGCCGTACCCACGCTCAGCTGCACCGCCAGCTGA
- a CDS encoding beta-galactosidase, which yields MGTWQGEIHGTWQGDRGHGTWQGDRGHGTWQGDRIAFGADYNPEQWPEQTWATDVELMRRAGVNLVSVGIFSWALLEPTPGRYEFGWLDRVLALLHDGGIDVDLATATASPPPWLAHRHPGTLPRRADQTVLWPGARQAYCPSSPVFRQHSLALVEAVATRYTDHPAVVMWHVGNELGCHNAHCYCDVSAEAFRGWLRARYGDLDSLNDAWGTAFWSQRYHDWAEINPPRTAPTFVNPTQQLDFARFSSDEHRAQLRAERSVLDRLVRQPVTTNFMIGTGSKYLDYHSWADDVDLVANDHYLTAADPESHVGLALAADQTRGVARGAPWLLMEHSTSAVNWQPRNLAKAPGQLRRNSLAHLARGADGILFFQWRASLAGAEKFHSAMLPHAGPETKVFREVCRLGADLRALAEVRGSRVDAEVAILFDWEAWWGAELDAHPSVDVDYGDRLRACYDALWRAGVTADVVHPSTDLTGYRLVLVPTLYLVRDADAEALHRYVERGGTTLVTYFSGIVDEHDHVRPGGYPGAFRDLLGVRTEEFFPLAAGERVNLDDGGTADVWTELLHPLGAEVLAGYADGPLPGVPAITRHQLGDGAAWYVGTRLDRAATTRLLTRLLTDAGVRPAADAPPGVEVVRRRRDEQSWLFVVNHTDEAATLAGTGTELLTGHPCTGELTVAPGEVAVLREHP from the coding sequence ATGGGAACGTGGCAGGGCGAGATCCACGGGACGTGGCAGGGTGACCGGGGCCACGGGACGTGGCAGGGCGACCGGGGCCACGGGACGTGGCAGGGCGACCGGATCGCCTTCGGGGCGGACTACAACCCGGAGCAGTGGCCCGAGCAGACCTGGGCCACCGACGTGGAGCTGATGCGCCGGGCCGGGGTCAACCTGGTCTCCGTCGGCATCTTCAGCTGGGCGCTGCTGGAGCCCACCCCCGGCCGGTACGAGTTCGGCTGGCTGGACCGGGTGCTGGCGCTGCTGCACGACGGCGGCATCGACGTGGACCTGGCCACCGCCACCGCCAGCCCGCCACCGTGGCTGGCCCACCGGCACCCCGGGACCCTGCCCCGCCGCGCCGACCAGACGGTCCTCTGGCCCGGTGCCCGGCAGGCGTACTGTCCCAGCTCACCGGTCTTCCGGCAGCACTCGCTGGCGCTGGTGGAGGCGGTCGCCACCCGCTACACCGACCATCCGGCGGTGGTGATGTGGCACGTCGGCAACGAGTTGGGTTGTCACAACGCGCACTGCTACTGCGACGTCAGCGCCGAGGCGTTCCGGGGCTGGCTGCGGGCCCGCTACGGCGACCTGGACTCGCTCAACGACGCCTGGGGCACCGCCTTCTGGAGCCAGCGGTACCACGACTGGGCCGAGATCAACCCGCCGCGTACCGCCCCGACCTTCGTCAACCCCACCCAGCAGCTGGACTTCGCCCGGTTCAGCTCCGACGAGCACCGGGCCCAGCTGCGCGCCGAACGCTCCGTGCTGGACCGCCTGGTCCGCCAGCCGGTCACCACCAACTTCATGATCGGTACCGGCAGCAAGTACCTCGACTACCACTCCTGGGCCGACGACGTGGACCTGGTCGCCAACGACCACTACCTGACCGCCGCCGACCCGGAGTCACACGTCGGGCTGGCGCTCGCCGCCGACCAGACCCGCGGCGTCGCCCGGGGCGCGCCGTGGCTGCTGATGGAACACTCCACGAGCGCGGTCAACTGGCAGCCGCGCAACCTGGCCAAGGCCCCCGGCCAGCTCCGCCGCAACAGCCTGGCGCACCTCGCCCGGGGCGCCGACGGGATCCTGTTCTTCCAGTGGCGGGCCTCGCTGGCCGGTGCGGAGAAGTTCCACTCGGCGATGCTGCCGCACGCCGGACCGGAGACCAAGGTCTTCCGCGAGGTCTGCCGGCTCGGTGCCGACCTGCGCGCGCTGGCCGAGGTACGCGGCAGCCGGGTCGACGCCGAGGTGGCGATCCTGTTCGACTGGGAGGCCTGGTGGGGTGCCGAACTCGACGCCCACCCGAGCGTCGACGTCGACTACGGCGACCGGCTGCGGGCCTGCTACGACGCGCTGTGGCGGGCCGGGGTCACCGCCGACGTGGTGCACCCGTCGACCGATCTCACCGGCTACCGGCTTGTCCTGGTACCCACCCTCTACCTGGTCCGCGACGCCGACGCCGAAGCCCTGCACCGGTACGTCGAGCGGGGCGGCACCACGCTGGTGACGTACTTCAGTGGGATCGTCGACGAGCACGACCACGTCCGACCCGGCGGCTACCCGGGGGCCTTCCGGGACCTGCTCGGGGTCCGCACCGAGGAGTTCTTCCCGCTGGCCGCCGGCGAACGGGTGAACCTCGACGACGGCGGCACGGCCGACGTCTGGACCGAACTGCTGCACCCGCTCGGCGCGGAGGTGCTCGCCGGCTACGCCGACGGACCGCTGCCCGGCGTACCGGCGATCACCCGCCACCAGCTAGGCGACGGTGCCGCCTGGTACGTCGGCACCCGCCTGGACCGCGCCGCCACCACCCGGCTGCTGACCCGCCTGCTCACCGACGCCGGGGTCCGCCCCGCCGCCGACGCCCCGCCCGGCGTGGAGGTGGTCCGCCGTCGCCGCGACGAACAGAGCTGGCTCTTCGTCGTCAACCACACCGACGAGGCAGCCACCCTCGCCGGCACCGGCACCGAACTGCTCACCGGGCACCCCTGCACCGGCGAGCTGACCGTCGCCCCGGGTGAAGTGGCGGTCCTGCGCGAACACCCCTGA
- a CDS encoding sporulation protein, with the protein MVFKKMLSAFGVGGPSVDTVLTNPNTRPGLSLDGHVNLIGGDAAADIEHISLGLVTRVEVESGDSEYAGTMEFHRMQVSGPLQLAPKQQLSIPFRMPVPWETPITDVYGQRLHGMTMGLRTELAIARAVDKGDLDQVAVHPMPVHEGILGAFQQLGFRFKNADLERGHIRGVNQTLPFYQEIEFFAAPQYAQSITEVELTFVTNPHGVDVILECDKRGGFLSSGHDVFGRYSVGHADAERTNWVQLVDGWLRETTSQYGNLRAQGFGAPGGYGAPGYGAPQGYGAPQGYGAPQGYGAPQGYGAPGYGAPSHGYPMQPSRGRGGVGMGGVVAGAALGAVGGMVAGEMISDAFEGDDDGGDEDFGGDEE; encoded by the coding sequence ATGGTCTTCAAGAAGATGCTCAGCGCGTTCGGGGTGGGCGGTCCGAGTGTGGACACCGTCCTGACCAACCCGAACACCCGACCCGGGCTCAGCCTCGACGGCCACGTCAACCTGATCGGCGGGGACGCCGCCGCCGACATCGAGCACATCTCCCTCGGCCTGGTCACCCGGGTCGAGGTGGAGAGCGGCGACAGCGAGTACGCCGGCACCATGGAGTTCCACCGGATGCAGGTGAGCGGGCCGCTGCAGCTCGCCCCGAAGCAGCAGCTCAGCATCCCGTTCCGGATGCCGGTGCCGTGGGAGACCCCGATCACCGACGTGTACGGCCAGCGCCTGCACGGCATGACCATGGGGCTGCGTACCGAGCTGGCGATCGCCCGGGCCGTGGACAAGGGCGACCTCGACCAGGTCGCGGTGCATCCGATGCCGGTGCACGAGGGGATCCTCGGTGCCTTCCAGCAGCTCGGCTTCCGGTTCAAGAACGCCGACCTGGAGCGCGGTCACATCCGTGGGGTGAACCAGACGCTGCCGTTCTACCAGGAGATCGAGTTCTTTGCCGCACCGCAGTACGCGCAGAGCATCACCGAGGTCGAGCTGACCTTCGTGACCAACCCGCACGGCGTCGACGTGATCCTGGAGTGCGACAAGCGGGGCGGTTTCCTCAGCTCCGGGCACGACGTTTTCGGCCGGTACTCCGTCGGCCACGCCGACGCCGAGCGGACCAACTGGGTACAGCTGGTCGACGGCTGGCTGCGCGAGACCACCTCGCAGTACGGCAACCTGCGCGCCCAGGGCTTCGGCGCGCCCGGCGGTTACGGCGCACCCGGCTACGGCGCCCCGCAGGGGTACGGCGCCCCCCAGGGGTACGGTGCCCCGCAGGGGTACGGTGCCCCGCAGGGTTACGGCGCGCCGGGCTACGGTGCCCCGTCGCACGGGTACCCGATGCAGCCGTCGCGGGGCCGGGGCGGCGTCGGGATGGGTGGCGTGGTGGCCGGCGCGGCGCTCGGCGCGGTAGGTGGCATGGTCGCCGGCGAGATGATCAGCGACGCCTTCGAGGGCGACGACGACGGCGGCGACGAGGACTTCGGCGGCGACGAGGAGTAG
- a CDS encoding RICIN domain-containing protein, whose translation MTAKQEARPASVARRRRWPALAAVVAAVLAATGLAVVQASPAAAATVDTNAWYVLVNRNSGKALDVYNSATNDGARITQWTRNNGNQQQWQFVDSGGGYYRLKSRLSNKVLDVYNFSTANGASIVQWTDGNGTNQQFRLADSDGGHVRLINRNSNKAIEVQNASTADGGNIVQYDDWGGTNQQWQLVRVDGGTPPTTPPPGSGTSGCGKAPGIASGTHTITSNGKSRNFILRIPANYQQNNPYRLVFGLHWLGGTAVDVDTGQTVDRNTWSYYGLQRLANNTTIFVAPQGLGNGWANTGGEDVTFIDDVLNRVQSALCVNPRQRFSIGFSYGGAMSYALACARPDVFRAVVVQSAPRELSGCSGGTQAVAYLGVHGISDGIANGRAMRDRFVRNNGCTAQSPREPAAGSLTHVVTTYSGCRSGFPVAWAAFDGGHIAAPQDGAPGDSGPRTWVPALAWNFFTQFQ comes from the coding sequence ATGACAGCCAAGCAGGAGGCCCGTCCCGCCTCCGTGGCACGACGACGCCGGTGGCCGGCGCTGGCCGCGGTGGTCGCGGCGGTGCTGGCGGCCACCGGGCTCGCCGTCGTGCAGGCCTCGCCCGCCGCGGCCGCGACGGTCGACACCAACGCCTGGTACGTCCTGGTCAACCGCAACAGCGGCAAGGCCCTGGACGTCTACAACTCCGCCACCAACGACGGCGCGCGGATCACCCAGTGGACCCGCAACAACGGCAACCAACAACAGTGGCAGTTCGTCGACTCCGGCGGCGGCTACTACCGACTCAAGTCCCGACTGTCCAACAAGGTCCTCGACGTCTACAACTTCTCCACCGCCAACGGCGCCAGCATCGTCCAGTGGACCGACGGCAACGGCACCAACCAGCAGTTCCGCCTCGCCGACTCCGACGGCGGCCACGTCCGCCTGATCAACCGCAACAGCAACAAGGCCATCGAGGTACAGAACGCCTCCACCGCCGACGGCGGCAACATCGTCCAGTACGACGACTGGGGCGGCACCAACCAACAGTGGCAACTCGTCCGCGTCGACGGCGGAACCCCGCCGACCACGCCGCCGCCGGGCAGCGGCACCTCGGGGTGCGGCAAGGCCCCCGGCATCGCCAGTGGTACGCACACCATCACCAGCAACGGCAAGAGCCGGAACTTCATCCTGCGGATCCCCGCCAACTACCAGCAGAACAACCCGTACCGGCTGGTCTTCGGTCTGCACTGGTTGGGTGGCACCGCGGTGGACGTGGACACCGGGCAGACCGTGGACCGCAACACCTGGTCCTACTACGGGCTCCAGCGGTTGGCCAACAACACGACGATCTTCGTCGCGCCCCAGGGCCTCGGCAACGGTTGGGCCAACACCGGGGGTGAGGACGTCACCTTCATCGACGACGTACTCAACCGGGTCCAGTCCGCCCTCTGTGTCAACCCGCGCCAGCGCTTCTCCATCGGGTTCAGCTACGGCGGCGCGATGAGCTACGCCCTCGCCTGCGCCCGGCCGGACGTCTTCCGGGCGGTCGTCGTCCAGTCCGCCCCGCGTGAACTCAGCGGATGCAGCGGCGGCACCCAGGCCGTGGCGTACCTGGGGGTGCACGGCATCAGCGACGGGATCGCCAACGGACGCGCGATGCGCGACCGGTTCGTCCGGAACAACGGCTGCACCGCGCAGAGCCCGCGCGAGCCAGCAGCCGGCAGCCTGACCCACGTCGTCACCACCTACTCGGGCTGCCGCTCCGGCTTCCCGGTGGCGTGGGCCGCCTTCGACGGGGGCCACATCGCGGCTCCGCAGGACGGCGCCCCCGGCGACAGCGGGCCCCGGACCTGGGTCCCCGCCCTGGCGTGGAACTTCTTCACCCAGTTCCAGTGA
- a CDS encoding family 43 glycosylhydrolase — translation MNRTLSGRRIGGGLLTLLMGICAIVAVVPATVAKADNPVVQHIYTADPAPLVHNGRVYLYTGRDEDGSTYFTMKEWRVFSSADMVNWTDHGVPMNVATFSWASADAWAGHVVARNNQFYWYVPVKNRATGRMAIGVGVSSSPTGPFRDAIGRPLLENGEIDPHAFIDDTGQAYLYWGNPNLWYVRLNADMISFSGAATQIPLTTAGFGTRTGNPSRPTLYEEGPWVYKRNGTYYMIFAAECCGEFIAYSTAPGPTGPWTYRGTVMPRQGSSFTNHPGIVDFNGGSYFFYHNGALPGGGGFTRSVAVEKFTYRSDGTIPSMNMTTAGVPQVGTLNPYVRQEAETIAWGSGIETEATTGGGVNVSALENGDWIKVRGVAFGTGASSFTARVASAASGGNLELRLDSATGPLVGTCRVAGTGGWQSWTNTTCAVSGATGTRDLYLRFTGGSGFLFNVDWWQFTGGGTTPTAYRITNRNSGQVIDVQQPNLQDLAVIGQWSSNGATWQQWRFLDAGNGNVRLQSVNSSKCVDILNSSTADGAQVVQYTCHNGLNQVFTWRSAGGDYYNLVNVNSNKCLNVVGGSTAAGAALEQRTCGSATSMQWSRA, via the coding sequence ATGAACCGAACCCTGAGTGGCCGCCGAATCGGCGGCGGGCTGCTCACCCTGCTGATGGGCATCTGCGCGATCGTGGCGGTGGTGCCGGCCACCGTCGCCAAGGCCGACAACCCGGTCGTGCAACACATCTACACCGCTGACCCGGCCCCGCTTGTGCACAACGGTCGGGTGTACCTCTACACCGGGCGGGACGAGGACGGCTCGACCTACTTCACCATGAAGGAGTGGCGGGTCTTCTCCTCGGCGGACATGGTGAACTGGACCGACCACGGCGTACCGATGAACGTGGCCACCTTCAGCTGGGCCAGCGCGGACGCCTGGGCCGGTCACGTCGTGGCCCGCAACAACCAGTTCTACTGGTACGTGCCGGTGAAGAACCGGGCCACCGGCCGGATGGCCATCGGCGTCGGCGTGTCGAGCAGCCCCACCGGCCCGTTCCGGGACGCCATCGGGCGCCCGCTGCTGGAGAACGGCGAGATCGACCCGCACGCCTTCATCGACGACACCGGACAGGCCTACCTGTACTGGGGCAACCCCAACCTCTGGTACGTGCGCCTGAACGCGGACATGATCTCCTTCTCCGGTGCCGCGACGCAGATCCCGCTGACCACCGCCGGTTTCGGCACCCGCACCGGCAACCCCAGCCGCCCCACCCTGTACGAGGAGGGGCCGTGGGTCTACAAACGTAACGGCACCTACTACATGATCTTCGCCGCCGAGTGCTGCGGGGAGTTCATCGCCTACTCCACCGCCCCCGGCCCCACCGGCCCGTGGACCTACCGCGGCACGGTCATGCCCCGGCAGGGCTCAAGCTTCACCAACCACCCAGGCATCGTCGACTTCAACGGCGGGTCGTACTTCTTCTACCACAACGGGGCGCTGCCCGGCGGCGGCGGCTTCACCCGCTCGGTGGCGGTGGAGAAGTTCACCTACCGCAGCGACGGCACGATCCCCTCGATGAACATGACCACCGCCGGTGTGCCGCAGGTCGGCACCCTGAACCCGTACGTCCGGCAGGAGGCCGAGACCATCGCCTGGGGCTCGGGCATCGAGACCGAGGCCACCACCGGCGGCGGCGTCAATGTCTCGGCACTGGAGAACGGGGACTGGATCAAGGTCAGGGGGGTCGCGTTCGGTACCGGCGCGAGTTCCTTCACCGCCCGGGTCGCCTCGGCCGCCTCCGGCGGCAACCTGGAGCTGCGCCTGGACAGCGCGACCGGACCGCTGGTCGGCACCTGCCGGGTGGCCGGTACGGGCGGCTGGCAGAGCTGGACCAACACCACCTGCGCGGTCAGCGGGGCAACCGGAACCCGGGACCTGTACCTGCGCTTCACCGGCGGATCGGGTTTCCTGTTCAACGTCGACTGGTGGCAGTTCACCGGCGGCGGCACCACCCCGACGGCGTACCGGATCACCAACCGCAACAGCGGCCAGGTCATCGACGTCCAGCAGCCCAACCTGCAGGACCTGGCCGTGATCGGGCAGTGGAGCAGCAACGGCGCGACCTGGCAGCAGTGGCGCTTCCTCGACGCCGGCAACGGCAACGTCCGGCTGCAGAGCGTCAACAGCAGCAAGTGCGTCGACATCCTCAACAGTTCCACCGCCGACGGGGCGCAGGTCGTGCAGTACACCTGCCACAACGGTCTCAACCAGGTGTTCACCTGGCGGTCGGCCGGCGGTGACTACTACAACCTGGTCAACGTCAACAGCAACAAGTGCCTGAACGTGGTCGGCGGCTCGACCGCCGCGGGCGCTGCCCTGGAGCAGCGGACCTGCGGCTCCGCGACCAGCATGCAGTGGTCCCGGGCCTGA